One window from the genome of Pyrus communis chromosome 16, drPyrComm1.1, whole genome shotgun sequence encodes:
- the LOC137720738 gene encoding uncharacterized protein — protein MAAAASDMADAQTQWEFSCDLEVDFESEESASIVYATLAVDKELQPDKVTRQMSVSNCKLSVHFEAVEARFLRASYSALLDVLTLATKTIEEFGNGLEL, from the exons ATGGCTGCAGCAGCTTCTGACATGGCAGATGCCCAAACCCAGTGGGAGTTTAGctg TGACTTGGAGGTAGATTTTGAGTCCGAGGAAAGTGCTTCAATCGTCTATGCAACATTAGCTGTTGATAAGGAG TTGCAACCAGACAAGGTGACGAGGCAGATGTCAGTTTCCAACTGCAAGCTTTCAGT GCACTTTGAGGCTGTTGAGGCGAGATTTCTTCGAGCATCATATAGCGCTTTGTTAGATGTATTGACACTCGCCACAAAGACAATCGAagaatttggaaatggattagAATTGTGA